The window AATGCTTCACGAAGGCGGATCAGCATGTTCTGAATGGCACTCAGTTCATCATCGGTGAAGCTGGCGAAGCCCTGCCTGATAAAGGCCAAATGTGCCGGGAAGACCTGTTCGAACAACTGCTCACCTGCCGGTGTCAGCTTTACAAACACGCTTCGTCGATCATGTAAGGCAGTTTCCCGCTCTACCAGAGCTTTGCTTTCCAGGCGGTCGATGACACCGGTGAGTGTTCCTTTGGTGATCAAGGTCTTTTCACCCAGCTCACCACAGCACATGCCGGGTGTGTTGCCCAGCGTGGCAATGATATCGAACTGAGCCGACGTGAGTCCCAGGCTTCGGATATGTCGTCCGGAATGCAATTCGAATGCCTGATAGCAGCGAGCAAGCTCACGTAGTACCGGGAGGAAACGCTCTTTAACCATAATGTGCCATTGTTGATGATGCTGCGATATTAGTTTCGATTAGGACAAATTGAAATCGAGAAGTTCCGAGTAACTTGTTCAAAAAATAAGAAATGGTAGTACCCATCGGCATCACTTCGTGAAAAAGCCGTCTGATCAAGGACGGCTGGTTGGTGATTTCCGCTGGATGACGGCGCCAGGGGTATGCCATCACTATGGTGGGGGCATTTGTTATATGAGTAAATCAGATTTCCTGAATGCAGGTGATGGTCATAGTCTGGTTGTGCAGGCGGCAATCTGCGATATTGCCATGCGGGCTGATCTCGCCATTTGAATAGAACCCTGTCAGGATGCTCTGTGCATGCAGGACATCCGTCACGGCCTCCAGCTCTTCCTCGACGCGATCACCCATCACCAGTTTGCGCCCCACGCAGCTGATCAGAATCGACAGGCTGGCCTGGTTGTGTTGCGCCTCCTGCCAGGCTGCTTCTGCGGCGGCCTGTGCGCCATCCACCAGGGCATCGGTGCTGGCGTGCATCAGGCGCAGTTGGCTGCCTAACTCGACATCACCTGCCAGAACCAGGCTGCCGGCGGATTCATCAATGCCCAGGATGGTGCGGATCAGGCCGGTTTCGGTGGAGCCGTCACCCAGGATGGCAAAGGGGAAGAGCAGACCCGAACCCGGTAGATCCTTGGCGTAGTCCCCCAGGTATTCTTTGTAAATGGCCAATGCTGACTTGCCGTCCAGCTCGAACAGGACATTGCCGTCGCAACGGGTGACCTTGCGGATCGGGCCAAAGGGCTGCCAGCCACCGAAGCTGCCGTGGTAGAGTTTGATCGATTGGCCGTGAAAGCCGATGCCAACCAGTTGCCGGGTTGAAATCCGGTCATCCAGCAGTGTCCAGGTCTGTTGAAACGCGCCGTTGTCACCCGCGAGGCCGCCGGTGATCTGGATTTCATTGCCCAGGGCCTGTTTCAAGCCAGCGATCATGGCGCTGCCATTGATGGCAACCCCTTGCCCCAGCACGAACACGGCATGCAGATCCGGGCGCTTGAGCGCCTCGCCCAGGCGCTGGCCTGCCGCTTGGGAGTCCTGCATATCGCCCATATCGACCGCCGCCAGTGAGAAGTCCGGGTGATCGAAGTGGACAGCAGTGAGCGTCAGGCTGTCGGTTTCGACATATTGCTGGGCAATTTCGCCTGCGGTCGAGCAGCCCATCACCCGTGTGCCAGGCAAGGCGGCGCGGATCGGGGCAAGCCAACTCGGGTCTTGCCAACGCCCCGCCCCACCGAACACCAGCAGCCATTGCGGTGCGATCTGGGCCAGCTGGCTCAGTTGGGCTGCTTCGGGTTGTTGGCCATCGGGTACGACAATCTGTAGCAATTGCATGGGTACCTCCAAGTGAAGTGGTCGCAATCCTGGTGCTATCGGTATGGTGTCGGCAGAGCCGTATACCAAAGATGGTTTTGGCCTCCTGGTGGG is drawn from Chitinivorax tropicus and contains these coding sequences:
- a CDS encoding FIST signal transduction protein, which encodes MQLLQIVVPDGQQPEAAQLSQLAQIAPQWLLVFGGAGRWQDPSWLAPIRAALPGTRVMGCSTAGEIAQQYVETDSLTLTAVHFDHPDFSLAAVDMGDMQDSQAAGQRLGEALKRPDLHAVFVLGQGVAINGSAMIAGLKQALGNEIQITGGLAGDNGAFQQTWTLLDDRISTRQLVGIGFHGQSIKLYHGSFGGWQPFGPIRKVTRCDGNVLFELDGKSALAIYKEYLGDYAKDLPGSGLLFPFAILGDGSTETGLIRTILGIDESAGSLVLAGDVELGSQLRLMHASTDALVDGAQAAAEAAWQEAQHNQASLSILISCVGRKLVMGDRVEEELEAVTDVLHAQSILTGFYSNGEISPHGNIADCRLHNQTMTITCIQEI
- a CDS encoding MarR family winged helix-turn-helix transcriptional regulator; its protein translation is MVKERFLPVLRELARCYQAFELHSGRHIRSLGLTSAQFDIIATLGNTPGMCCGELGEKTLITKGTLTGVIDRLESKALVERETALHDRRSVFVKLTPAGEQLFEQVFPAHLAFIRQGFASFTDDELSAIQNMLIRLREAFIQEEKDPS